A window from Phaeocystidibacter marisrubri encodes these proteins:
- a CDS encoding ArnT family glycosyltransferase, protein MKKSLENLLVLLLLLPLLWIYTPATQDWGGDFAAYIHQAQNILQGEEIGDIGYLYNPDYYRLAPPSYPPGFSILLAGWIAVFGSEIGGLVLLMSLLMVVFGLGFYRVLRLQFKPVVSMVALLLTFYNPWMIRFKIEVIADMPFALLVVWSTLAYFKAATAKEKQFRKWLICAILVALTILTKTLGWVVLIAFVLDGVVRFIRSKCAESLLGVGILSGVTFGLVYITQHFWLPAPADHLEHFTSIAANSPSTWDTLVANVPLYFDIYKAFFIKDLGSWGWIGTTTSSILLLFALIGAVVSWIKKGMHVTDWVFLGLMGGLVLFPITNGFRYLLPAYVFFFSYSIYGLGLLPWHWLIRGWLPFLSLMFLGGQYVNGWTKIADLPHQSEGPYLLEYAELHQRIDDISERYPDALFAAAKPRVFAFMHDIEAFSVRPDLGVKATEKQFYELAAGRRVYVIHVKATPHASLDSLSRNTPLPDDSQPRAYVVGPWREPVQSTPDSSDISLHYDFPYSYMLTYFQLPSRWQYSESPLFRYFTSGLTHSYFAIEKRDTTYHWQYNSNLPESDISEGTLTEELWSQLDATLRAYDFYQRPIYHGYLFSSLDGGPTTIEAASGGQYNLISRRSRSFDRFPGTHEDSLFLSLDTAVLHFINESIVKLEP, encoded by the coding sequence GTGAAGAAATCCCTCGAAAACCTACTCGTACTCCTTCTCCTTCTTCCACTCCTTTGGATTTACACCCCTGCAACGCAAGACTGGGGAGGTGATTTTGCGGCCTATATTCATCAGGCACAAAACATACTCCAAGGTGAGGAAATTGGAGATATTGGCTACCTCTACAATCCCGATTATTATCGCCTAGCACCTCCTTCTTACCCACCCGGCTTTTCCATTCTATTGGCGGGATGGATTGCCGTTTTTGGAAGTGAGATTGGAGGATTGGTTCTTCTCATGAGCTTGTTGATGGTGGTCTTTGGATTGGGATTCTATCGCGTACTGCGCTTGCAGTTCAAACCGGTTGTGAGTATGGTGGCCCTCCTGCTCACGTTTTACAACCCCTGGATGATCCGCTTCAAAATTGAAGTGATTGCCGATATGCCTTTTGCCTTGCTTGTTGTATGGAGCACATTAGCCTACTTCAAAGCCGCAACAGCTAAAGAAAAGCAGTTTAGAAAATGGTTGATCTGTGCCATACTTGTTGCATTGACCATTCTCACCAAAACACTAGGATGGGTGGTGTTAATCGCCTTTGTTCTGGATGGTGTTGTTCGCTTTATTCGCAGCAAATGTGCTGAATCACTCTTGGGCGTGGGAATCTTATCAGGTGTAACCTTCGGACTCGTTTACATCACTCAGCACTTTTGGCTTCCTGCTCCGGCCGACCATCTTGAACACTTTACTTCCATCGCTGCCAATAGCCCTTCCACGTGGGATACTCTTGTAGCCAATGTGCCACTCTACTTCGATATTTACAAAGCCTTCTTTATTAAAGACTTGGGAAGCTGGGGGTGGATAGGCACAACCACTTCTTCCATACTCCTACTGTTTGCGCTTATTGGTGCTGTTGTGAGTTGGATAAAGAAGGGAATGCATGTAACGGATTGGGTATTCCTAGGCCTAATGGGCGGACTCGTTCTCTTCCCAATCACCAACGGCTTTCGCTACCTCCTACCAGCCTACGTGTTCTTCTTTAGTTATTCCATTTACGGACTTGGACTCCTTCCTTGGCATTGGTTGATACGCGGATGGCTCCCTTTCCTTTCTCTGATGTTCTTAGGAGGACAGTATGTGAATGGCTGGACAAAGATTGCCGATTTACCCCATCAATCCGAAGGCCCATACCTACTGGAATACGCTGAACTTCATCAGAGAATTGACGATATTTCTGAACGATATCCAGATGCACTGTTTGCAGCGGCTAAACCAAGGGTTTTCGCATTCATGCACGACATCGAAGCGTTTTCCGTTCGACCAGACTTGGGTGTGAAAGCCACAGAAAAGCAATTCTATGAACTCGCCGCGGGCCGAAGAGTATATGTCATTCACGTCAAGGCAACCCCGCATGCTAGCTTGGATTCCCTGAGCAGAAACACACCATTACCGGACGACTCCCAACCGCGGGCCTACGTTGTGGGGCCTTGGAGAGAACCCGTTCAATCTACACCTGACAGTTCGGATATCAGCTTGCATTACGACTTCCCGTATTCCTATATGCTGACGTACTTCCAACTTCCCTCGAGATGGCAGTACAGCGAATCTCCACTCTTTCGCTACTTTACGAGTGGTTTAACGCATTCTTACTTCGCCATTGAAAAGCGGGATACCACCTACCACTGGCAATACAATTCTAACCTTCCTGAATCTGATATTTCGGAGGGAACACTGACAGAAGAGTTATGGTCACAACTCGACGCTACCCTCAGAGCGTATGACTTTTACCAACGCCCCATCTACCATGGATACTTGTTCAGCTCTTTGGACGGTGGGCCAACAACCATAGAAGCCGCGTCAGGGGGACAATACAATCTCATTTCTCGTAGAAGTAGAAGTTTTGACCGTTTCCCCGGAACCCATGAAGACAGCCTGTTCTTGTCGCTAGATACCGCTGTCCTTCATTTCATCAATGAGTCAATAGTGAAATTAGAGCCATGA
- a CDS encoding pentapeptide repeat-containing protein has translation MIQFHDEKEFEKITAEDLPTGTFEYCTFLQCDFRNGDLSGRIFVDCTFIECDLSNAKILECSFQTTRFDGCKLMGLRFETCKSMMFSLHLENTRLELCTFTGMNLRNLSANSCELYDVDFSGADLKGASLSGCDLRRSVFVGCNLGGTDFRNTENLVLNPEENTLTGAYFSKDGLEGLLTRYQLKIQD, from the coding sequence ATGATTCAGTTTCACGACGAAAAAGAGTTTGAAAAGATAACCGCTGAGGACCTCCCTACTGGTACTTTTGAATACTGCACCTTCCTACAATGCGATTTCAGAAACGGGGATTTATCGGGCAGAATTTTCGTCGATTGCACCTTTATAGAGTGCGATTTATCCAATGCCAAAATTCTGGAATGCTCTTTCCAGACCACTCGCTTTGACGGATGCAAATTGATGGGACTCCGCTTTGAAACCTGCAAGTCGATGATGTTCTCCCTTCACTTGGAAAACACTCGCCTTGAACTCTGCACCTTTACGGGTATGAATCTTCGCAATCTCAGCGCGAACTCCTGTGAATTGTACGATGTGGATTTTTCAGGAGCCGATTTGAAAGGAGCTTCCCTCAGTGGATGCGATTTGCGCAGATCTGTCTTTGTAGGATGTAACCTTGGCGGAACCGATTTCAGAAACACGGAGAATTTGGTTCTCAACCCAGAAGAGAACACACTAACTGGAGCCTACTTTTCCAAGGATGGATTGGAAGGCTTACTCACTCGCTATCAGCTAAAAATTCAGGACTAG
- a CDS encoding potassium channel family protein, with the protein MIFIKTIISFLRDKDYRDLLLTTVFILGIGTVVYHFVEGWRWLDSLYFSVITLTTIGYGDFSPQTDAGKIFTLIYIVVGLGIILAFINTIFKHFDYVRKSEKKKNAKG; encoded by the coding sequence GTGATATTCATCAAGACCATCATCTCCTTTTTGCGCGATAAAGACTATCGTGATCTACTTCTTACTACGGTATTTATACTGGGAATAGGGACGGTGGTCTACCATTTTGTGGAAGGTTGGCGTTGGCTCGATTCGCTATACTTCTCTGTGATAACCCTCACCACCATTGGTTACGGCGACTTCTCTCCTCAAACCGATGCGGGTAAAATCTTCACCTTGATTTACATCGTTGTAGGCTTGGGAATCATCTTGGCCTTCATCAATACCATCTTCAAGCATTTCGACTACGTTCGGAAATCGGAAAAGAAGAAGAACGCCAAAGGATAA
- a CDS encoding SulP family inorganic anion transporter, with translation MSRIFNNFTFNPKDDILSGLTVALALVPEAVAFAFVAGVPPMVGLYGAFMMGLITSLFGGRPGMISGATGAMAVVMVHLLMVGNEVGESLETPIENLGLQWLFITLLITGFIQMSAGILKLGKFVRLIPHPVMMGFVNGLAIVIFLSQLGLFKEKVGGEMQWISGSTLYIMLALVGATMLIMWLLPKVTKKVPAALTGIIVVAGVTILGGIDVSTVGSFIKDGGGDGLAGGLPTFQVQIFGLIDTMSGHWGTILSTAALLAAVGLIESLMTLNLVDDLTETRGSGNRECLAQGGANIVNGLFGGMGGCAMIGQSIINVNSGGRGRLSGLVAAVALLMFILFGAPLIEQIPIAALVGVMFMVVIGTFAWSSFRIINKIPVADAIVLIAVSAITVWKDLAIAVIAGVIMSALVFAWKNATMIRARKRMKDDNTKVYEIWGPLFFGSVQGFNGKFDPKNDPQKIEIDFIESRVSDHSGVEAIRNITNKYMELGKEVVLTHLSPECKDLLLRRNPEFESHIETSIEDPRYHVVTDMLDKEV, from the coding sequence ATGTCACGCATTTTCAACAACTTCACGTTCAATCCTAAGGATGACATTCTCTCGGGATTAACCGTTGCCCTTGCCCTCGTTCCAGAAGCAGTAGCCTTTGCATTTGTAGCAGGCGTTCCACCTATGGTGGGTTTGTACGGCGCGTTTATGATGGGTTTGATTACTTCCCTGTTTGGGGGTAGGCCTGGCATGATTTCCGGGGCTACTGGAGCCATGGCCGTAGTGATGGTCCACCTTCTGATGGTGGGAAATGAAGTGGGTGAGAGTTTGGAGACACCTATTGAAAACCTCGGGCTCCAATGGTTGTTTATCACCCTTCTCATCACGGGGTTCATTCAGATGTCAGCCGGCATTTTGAAGTTGGGAAAATTCGTTCGACTCATCCCACATCCTGTAATGATGGGCTTTGTGAATGGTTTGGCCATTGTGATTTTCCTTTCTCAATTGGGATTATTCAAAGAGAAAGTGGGAGGAGAAATGCAGTGGATCTCGGGTTCTACACTGTACATCATGTTGGCCTTGGTAGGTGCTACGATGTTAATTATGTGGCTCCTTCCCAAGGTAACCAAGAAGGTGCCCGCTGCCCTAACGGGAATTATCGTTGTAGCTGGGGTGACCATTCTTGGTGGCATCGATGTCAGCACGGTAGGTTCCTTTATCAAAGATGGCGGCGGTGATGGACTTGCTGGTGGTCTTCCTACCTTTCAGGTTCAAATATTTGGGTTGATAGATACCATGAGTGGACATTGGGGAACCATCCTTTCCACGGCGGCGTTACTTGCAGCTGTAGGTTTGATTGAGTCTCTCATGACCCTTAATCTCGTTGATGATCTAACCGAAACACGTGGTAGCGGCAATCGCGAATGTCTTGCTCAAGGAGGTGCCAACATTGTAAATGGCCTCTTTGGAGGCATGGGAGGTTGCGCCATGATTGGTCAGTCGATTATCAACGTGAATTCAGGTGGTAGAGGTCGACTTTCGGGTTTGGTTGCTGCCGTAGCTCTTCTCATGTTCATACTCTTCGGTGCTCCTCTCATTGAGCAAATCCCCATTGCCGCATTAGTAGGAGTGATGTTCATGGTCGTTATTGGAACCTTCGCCTGGAGCAGCTTCCGCATCATCAACAAAATTCCAGTGGCCGATGCCATAGTACTGATTGCTGTTTCTGCCATTACTGTTTGGAAAGACCTGGCTATCGCTGTTATTGCGGGTGTAATTATGTCCGCTTTGGTCTTTGCATGGAAGAATGCCACCATGATTCGCGCTCGCAAGCGTATGAAGGATGACAACACCAAAGTCTACGAAATATGGGGTCCTCTCTTCTTTGGTTCTGTTCAAGGATTCAACGGGAAGTTTGATCCGAAAAACGACCCCCAGAAAATTGAAATTGACTTCATCGAATCACGTGTGAGTGACCATTCTGGAGTAGAAGCTATCCGCAATATCACCAACAAGTACATGGAGTTGGGTAAAGAGGTGGTCTTGACACACCTCAGTCCAGAGTGCAAGGATCTCCTACTGCGAAGAAATCCAGAATTTGAATCGCACATCGAGACTTCTATTGAAGATCCGCGCTACCATGTGGTAACCGATATGCTGGATAAAGAAGTGTAA
- a CDS encoding carboxypeptidase-like regulatory domain-containing protein, with amino-acid sequence MKKSELPLQIESPCNEPIEKMHPNAEGWHCDRCDKQVFDLSNHSDQQVEALLGNGGLCTRIQSNRVHFPSALTAMAASILATLSSTPAYAQGKTYLTQGDDTCHEISDTTELSIFGTVQYPGGTPMPIAEIRIGNASATTDNQGNFNLKVKANSDSLIFHISPLSDDPPFTATLANPCPPSGRIRVQLTYKGKRKDHEITEEADYMVFGFTTQRHMKDSENHPTPPDLSPSPEERREEDH; translated from the coding sequence ATGAAAAAGTCTGAGCTCCCTCTTCAGATAGAGTCGCCCTGTAACGAACCCATCGAAAAGATGCATCCCAATGCTGAGGGGTGGCATTGTGATCGATGTGACAAGCAGGTTTTCGATTTATCCAATCACTCCGATCAACAGGTAGAAGCGCTGCTGGGAAACGGCGGACTCTGTACTCGCATTCAGAGTAACAGGGTTCACTTTCCTTCGGCATTAACAGCCATGGCAGCCAGTATACTTGCCACATTGTCGTCAACTCCCGCTTATGCACAGGGGAAGACCTACCTTACACAAGGCGATGACACGTGTCATGAAATATCCGACACCACTGAATTGAGCATTTTTGGAACCGTTCAATATCCAGGGGGAACTCCCATGCCCATAGCGGAAATCCGCATAGGCAATGCATCGGCCACAACCGACAATCAAGGGAATTTCAACCTAAAAGTAAAAGCTAATTCGGACAGCCTCATTTTCCACATTTCACCTTTAAGCGACGACCCTCCCTTTACAGCAACCCTCGCAAACCCTTGTCCTCCTTCTGGAAGGATTCGAGTTCAACTCACTTACAAGGGAAAGCGAAAAGATCATGAAATAACTGAAGAAGCGGATTACATGGTTTTTGGTTTCACCACCCAAAGACACATGAAAGATTCGGAGAACCACCCTACCCCTCCAGATCTTTCTCCCTCTCCAGAAGAGCGCAGAGAAGAGGATCATTAA